The Dehalobacter sp. DCM sequence GAAAGCCAGCGCGTATTCGATCAGGAACTTGGTGCATTTCTGCAGCAACTCATGAATTTCATCCGGATCTTCCATGATTGCCGTCATAATCTCCGTCATGTCATATAAGCGTCCGGCTAAGGAATATGGTCCAATCATCCCGGCAAAGGTCGGCCGATCTTTTATCTGAGCGGCTGCAAGTTCAGCTGCTTTGATGTATTCTCCTGTCCGGCCATCGCCAACTTTAGGAATACTTAGTTTGGCAACATCTTGAACGTTATCGATAACTCCGTTTATAACAGTAGGTACTTCAATCTCCGTAAAACGGATTTCCGCCCCAAAGGCCTCGGCTTCTACCGACAGATCCATGCAAGTCACATTGGCGATAGACGGATATTTCTCGGACAGCACTTTAATGCTTTCATATTGATTCTTCCCATTGCTGGCAACATCCAATACGTTCATCGACTTGAGCTCGGCACCCGGGAAAGAAATGATCGGCATTGCTTTGGTATCCTGCGAACGAAGTAAGTTGTACATCCAATTCTTCATATTTCTTTTCATTTTTAATTCCCTCCAGTCTGTAATAGACGCCTGATATGTAAATGCAAATTCATCATGTATCTACTTGTATAACCTTGTATATACTAGATGTTATTGATAGTATATCCTATATTTATCATCAGGTCAATAACTTTTTGTGAAAATATTCTTTTTCACTTATTATAAATTTACCCTTTGAAACAATTTATCTATCCGAATATATTGCTTCATAATCTGATCCGCCCAGGGTGATGGCTTCCGGAATGGACAACAATTCACGCATACCACGGATACGGTCAATTAAGCGTTGTTTCACTTCCTGATCTGTCGCTTTTCAACCGGAATATGTAATTGTTCCGCTATTTTTCGATAGCGCTGGGGATGAAAAACAATCATAGCTGGCGAAAAACGATTTCCTTAA is a genomic window containing:
- a CDS encoding uroporphyrinogen decarboxylase family protein, coding for MKRNMKNWMYNLLRSQDTKAMPIISFPGAELKSMNVLDVASNGKNQYESIKVLSEKYPSIANVTCMDLSVEAEAFGAEIRFTEIEVPTVINGVIDNVQDVAKLSIPKVGDGRTGEYIKAAELAAAQIKDRPTFAGMIGPYSLAGRLYDMTEIMTAIMEDPDEIHELLQKCTKFLIEYALAFKVAGANGIIIAEPAAGLLSPGLCQEFSSNYVKEIVDAIQDDYFMVILHNCGNAEKLVASMVSTGAMGLHFGNAVDMMKIMPQVPWGRLAMGNIDPVKVMRFGSTDDVKKATEELLWKAAIYKNFVLSTGCDVPLGSPQDNIQAFYDALETFNRSIMIEVTA